In one Macaca fascicularis isolate 582-1 chromosome 6, T2T-MFA8v1.1 genomic region, the following are encoded:
- the LOC135971312 gene encoding uncharacterized protein isoform X1 yields MGNTQSTPLSLLTNNFKEVRARGHDLGMEIRKGKLITLCRSEWPAFDVGWPPEGTFRLAVITRVKSKIFLPGHAGHLDQIPYILIWQDLVENPPPWLSPFQLASEPSKALVARPLKTKQPTAPSHPVLPDSGDPLFTEPPPYPSGPQVPAPRAESRERAGGEEAAATHGPAERESNFEGPAGRTRGRTLRTSPPQPPDSTVALPLREIGPPDDTGIPRLQYWPFSTSDLYNWKTQSARFSDNPKDLLSLLDSVMFTHQPTWDDCQQLLRILFTTEERERIQVEARKLVPGDDGQPTANPDLINATFPLTRPAWDYNTAEALQKIHQEIWPKLKELYETGPPPTPHPYQPGDWVLVKRHRQETLEPRWKGPLQVLLTTPTALKIEGIASWIHYTHVKPVDPTSDLLGPITAAAEAPDTWTVDRAKNNPLKLTLRRQHSSLQTCS; encoded by the exons ATGGGCAATACCCAGAGTACTCCTCTATCTCTccttacaaataatttcaaagaagttagagcaaggggccatgatcttggtatggaaatcaggaaaggaaagctAATTACTCTGTGTCGCTCCGAGTGGCCTGCCTTTGATGTGGGGTGGCCACCCGAAGGGACCTTCCGACTTGCTGTCATCACTAGGGTAAAAtccaagattttcctacctgGACATGCGGGCCACTTAGACCAAATCCCATAcatcctcatatggcaggaccTTGTTGAAAACCCGCCTCCTTGGCTGTCCCCTTTCCAATTAGCCTCTGAACCCTCTAAGGCACTGGTTGCTCGACCACTAAAAACCAAGCAACCAACTGCCCCCTCCCATCCTGTTCTACCTGATAGCGGGGACCCACTGTTCACAGAACCCCCTCCGTACCCCTCCGGGCCCCAGGTTCCGGCCCCTCGGGCTGAGTCGCGGGAGAGAGCAGGCGGAGAGGAGGCGGCCGCCACTCACGGGCCTGCTGAAAGAGAAAGTAACTTTGAGGGGCCGGCGGGGCGGACGCGAGGGCGCACTTTGCGGACTAGCCCCCCCCAGCCACCTGACTCCACGGTGGCTTTACCCCTCcgggaaataggacccccagatgacacaggaatccccaggctccagtactggccattctccaccagtgatctgtataactggaaaactcagagtgctcggttttcagacaaccccaaagatttactgtctttactggatagtgtcatgttcacccaccagcccacttgggacgattgtcagcagctcctccgaatcttgtttaccacggaagagcgagagagaatacaggtagaagctagaaagctggtcccgggggacgacggtcaaccgactgccaaccccgacctcataaacgcgacctttcctctgaccaggccggcATGGGACTACAatacggcagaag ccttgcagaaaattcatcaagaaatctggcccaagctgaaagaactatatgagaccggtcccccgccgacaccccatccgtaccagccgggagactgggtcctggtcaagcgacaccgacaagagaccctagaacccaggtggaaaggaccactccaggtactcctaaccacacccaccgccctgaAGATAGAAGGCATCgcatcgtggatccactacacccacgtcaagccagtggacccaacctctgatcttctgggaccaatcacggcggcggctgaagcaccggacacgtggactgtggacagagctaagaacaaccccttaaaactcaccctgcgccgacaacatagctcactgcaaacatgcagttag
- the LOC135971312 gene encoding uncharacterized protein isoform X2, translating into MGNTQSTPLSLLTNNFKEVRARGHDLGMEIRKGKLITLCRSEWPAFDVGWPPEGTFRLAVITRVKSKIFLPGHAGHLDQIPYILIWQDLVENPPPWLSPFQLASEPSKALVARPLKTKQPTAPSHPVLPDSGDPLFTEPPPYPSGPQVPAPRAESRERAGGEEAAATHGPAERESNFEGPAGRTRGRTLRTSPPQPPDSTVALPLREIGPPDDTGIPRLQYWPFSTSDLYNWKTQSARFSDNPKDLLSLLDSVMFTHQPTWDDCQQLLRILFTTEERERIQPCRKFIKKSGPS; encoded by the exons ATGGGCAATACCCAGAGTACTCCTCTATCTCTccttacaaataatttcaaagaagttagagcaaggggccatgatcttggtatggaaatcaggaaaggaaagctAATTACTCTGTGTCGCTCCGAGTGGCCTGCCTTTGATGTGGGGTGGCCACCCGAAGGGACCTTCCGACTTGCTGTCATCACTAGGGTAAAAtccaagattttcctacctgGACATGCGGGCCACTTAGACCAAATCCCATAcatcctcatatggcaggaccTTGTTGAAAACCCGCCTCCTTGGCTGTCCCCTTTCCAATTAGCCTCTGAACCCTCTAAGGCACTGGTTGCTCGACCACTAAAAACCAAGCAACCAACTGCCCCCTCCCATCCTGTTCTACCTGATAGCGGGGACCCACTGTTCACAGAACCCCCTCCGTACCCCTCCGGGCCCCAGGTTCCGGCCCCTCGGGCTGAGTCGCGGGAGAGAGCAGGCGGAGAGGAGGCGGCCGCCACTCACGGGCCTGCTGAAAGAGAAAGTAACTTTGAGGGGCCGGCGGGGCGGACGCGAGGGCGCACTTTGCGGACTAGCCCCCCCCAGCCACCTGACTCCACGGTGGCTTTACCCCTCcgggaaataggacccccagatgacacaggaatccccaggctccagtactggccattctccaccagtgatctgtataactggaaaactcagagtgctcggttttcagacaaccccaaagatttactgtctttactggatagtgtcatgttcacccaccagcccacttgggacgattgtcagcagctcctccgaatcttgtttaccacggaagagcgagagagaatacag ccttgcagaaaattcatcaagaaatctggcccaagctga